The Xanthomonas rydalmerensis genomic interval TAGATCACGCGCTGCTTCTCTTCGTCGTAGCGCACTTCGACGTTGCCGATCAGCGGGAAATCCTTGCGGAACGGATGACCGACGAAGCCGTAGTCGGTGAGGATGCGGCGCAGGTCCGGGTGACCGGAGAACACCACGCCGAACAGGTCGAACGCCTCGCGCTCGAACCAGTTCGCGCCCGGCCAGATGTCGGTGACCGAGGCCACCACCGGCAGGTCTTCGTTCGGCGCGTAGCAACGCACGCGCAGGCGCTGGTTGTGGCGGTAGGAGATCAACTGCGCCAGCACGGCGTAGCGCTGCTGAGGGACCGGCAACGGCTGCGCGCCGCCGGCGGCCTCGCCACTGGGAAACTCGCCCCAGGCGAAACGGCCCACGGCCTTGCCTTCGACGCCGCGGCTGAAGCCGTGCGAGGACACGTCCGAGGTATCCCACTCGTCGCTG includes:
- a CDS encoding NADH-quinone oxidoreductase subunit C → MAEQASSFSDRLGARFPGSQVFVALPRGEVTLEVPADAWHATCLALRDEFGFEQLSDLCGVDYLGYGSDEWDTSDVSSHGFSRGVEGKAVGRFAWGEFPSGEAAGGAQPLPVPQQRYAVLAQLISYRHNQRLRVRCYAPNEDLPVVASVTDIWPGANWFEREAFDLFGVVFSGHPDLRRILTDYGFVGHPFRKDFPLIGNVEVRYDEEKQRVIYEPVTSVEPRVGVPRVIRDDARYQTAAGEAQKESAK